In one Dama dama isolate Ldn47 chromosome 5, ASM3311817v1, whole genome shotgun sequence genomic region, the following are encoded:
- the COPRS gene encoding coordinator of PRMT5 and differentiation stimulator — MDPPTAGAQALRAADQTRGLQLPSGREAPPSPGAAFAPTDHSNQERATENTTDRLANGAQSIPHDSPAHGEGTHCEEEGFAEDDEDSDGEPSPRELSEGMSGCLPKEQAGDLFHEDWDLELKADQGNPYDADDIQGCLSQEVRPWVCCAPQGDMIYDPSWHHPPPLIPHYSKMVFETGQFDDAED; from the exons ATGGACCCTCCGACCGCCGGGGCCCAGGCGCTGAGGGCCGCGGACCAGACGCGGGGTCTGCAGCTGCCGAGCGGGCGGGAGGCGCCCCCGAGCCCGGGG GCTGCCTTTGCCCCAACTGACCACTCCAATCAGGAGAGAGCGACTGAGAACACCACAGATCGACTAG CCAACGGAGCACAGAGCATCCCTCACGATAGTCCTGCCCATGGTGAGGGCACCCATTGTGAAGAGGAAGGCTTTGCTGAAGATGACGAGGATTCTGATGGGGAACCGAGTCCCCGGGAGCTGTCAGAAGGGATGTCCGGCTGTCTACCCAAGGAACAGGCTGGTGATCTTTTTCATGAGGATTGGGACCTGGAGTTGAAAGCAGATCAGGGGAATCCATATG ATGCTGACGACATCCAAGGTTGCCTTTCTCAAGAGGTCAGACCCTGGGTGTGCTGTGCCCCGCAAGGAGATATGATCTATGACCCCAGTTGGCACCATCCACCTCCACTGATACCCCATTATTCCAAGATGGTCTTTGAAACGGGACAGTTTGATGATGCAGAAGACTGA